Proteins co-encoded in one Prunus persica cultivar Lovell chromosome G6, Prunus_persica_NCBIv2, whole genome shotgun sequence genomic window:
- the LOC18771974 gene encoding uncharacterized protein LOC18771974: protein MEITAQHHLSISHTKLPRPFSSSSFRASAASLLASTTSLPFQCSNNILQGQGVLRIKGKQLRSTFGPIYASSSKAQSPPPPQKWLLEPVGDGDTRHIGFKVPMPSAFEISADEVTVGRLPEEADMVIPVATVSGVHARIQKKEGKLLVTDLDSTNGTFIDDKRLSAGVVATVPPGSCLTFGDEHLAVFRVSKLENVEAASNPDPSEDKVEADIPNENVKTS, encoded by the exons ATGGAAATAACTGCTCAGCATCACTTGTCTATTTCCCATACAAAGCTTCCAAggcctttttcttcttcaagtttCAGAGCTTCTGCTGCTTCTCTTCTTGCTTCTACTACTTCACTACCTTTTCAGTGCTCCAACAACATTCTCCAAGGCCAAGGTGTACTTAGGATCAAAGGGAAGCAGCTAAGAAGTACATTCGGCCCCATCTATGCCTCCTCCTCTAAGGCTCAAAGTCCTCCTCCACCTCAAAAATGGCTTCTGGAACCTGTTG GTGATGGAGATACAAGGCATATAGGTTTCAAGGTTCCAATGCCAAGTGCGTTTGAAATTTCtgct GATGAGGTGACTGTTGGCCGTCTTCCAGAGGAAGCTGATATGGTCATTCCAGTTGCAACAG TATCTGGTGTTCATGCTCGcattcaaaagaaagaagggaagcTCTTGGTAACAGATTTGGACAGCACAAATGGGACCTTCATTGATGACAAACGGTTGAGTGCAGGAGTTGTTGCCACCGTGCCACCCGGATCTTGTCTTACATTCG GTGATGAACACTTAGCTGTGTTTCGTGTCTCAAAATTGGAGAATGTGGAAGCTGCAAGCAACCCAGATCCTTCTGAAGATAAAGTAGAGGCTGATATCCCAAATGAAAATGTGAAGACAAGTTGA
- the LOC18774748 gene encoding serrate RNA effector molecule, with protein sequence MAEIMNMPVESLDRRRDRKEKSSEDPQSSPQQEAPPPPPPPPPTRRRDRDEGRDDRDLDRPPSRRPDYYDRNRSPPPPPIRERERDRERGYKRRSSLSPPPPYRDRRHSPTRRSPPPPFKRSRREDGGYEGRRGSPRGGFGPGDRRFGYDYTGYDREMGGRPGYADERPHGRYAGRSSGGYGPPDWDSGRGGFGDASSTGTTQREGLMSYKQFIQELEDDILPAEAERRYQEYRTEYITTQKRAYFNAHKDEDWLKDKYHPTNLLTVIERRNEHARKVAKDFLLELQSGTLDLGPGVNSVAPNKSGHTSEPNSDDEADVGGKRRRHVREPNKENDLLSAAPKAHPVSSEPRRIQVDIEQAQALVRKLDSEKGIVENILAGPDNDKNREKLHGGSTGPVIIVRGLTSVKGLEGIELLDTLITYLWRIHGLDYYGMSESNEAKGLRHVRAEGKSSDIISNGAEWEKKMDLRWQERLQSQDPLEIMTAKEKIDATASESLDPYVRKIRDEKYGWKYGCGAKGCTKLFHAAEFVHKHLKLKHPELVIEVTSKLREELYFQNYMNDADAPGGTPIMQQPVLREKPQRRRPGVENRLKDERGNRRERENRVNGGERYDRSDNMQSSEFQSNNDGPEGGNLDEPMFDNFGGQGVRVGPPFPSDIPPPPVLMPVPGAGPLGPFVPAPPEVAMQMLREQGGPPPFEGSGRNVWSGPQMSGPAPILALSPAFRQDPRRLRSYQDLDAPEDEVTVIDYRSL encoded by the exons ATGGCCGAGATCATGAACATGCCGGTCGAGTCCTTGGACCGCCGTCGCGACCGCAAAGAGAAGTCCTCCGAAGACCCCCAATCGTCGCCGCAGCAAGAAGCACCGCCTCCGCCCCCGCCCCCTCCACCCACGCGAAGGCGCGACAGGGACGAAGGTCGAGACGATAGGGACCTCGACCGCCCTCCGAGTCGCCGGCCTGACTACTACGATCGAAATCGTTCTCCTCCGCCTCCGCCTATtcgagagagggagagagatagagagaggggCTATAAGCGCCGGAGCAGCCTCAGTCCTCCTCCTCCGTACAGGGACCGAAGGCACTCGCCAACTCGGAGGTCTCCACCGCCGCCGTTCAAGAGGTCCAGGAGGGAAGATGGAGGGTATGAGGGCAGGAGAGGGAGTCCCAGAGGAGGGTTTGGTCCTGGGGATAGGAG GTTTGGATATGATTATACTGGATATGACCGTGAGATGGGGGGTAGACCTGGTTATGCTGACGAAAGACCTCATGGTCGGTATGCTGGACGGTCATCTGGTGGCTATGGTCCTCCTG ACTGGGATTCAGGACGTGGTGGTTTTGGTGATGCTTCCAGCACTGGGACTACCCAAAG AGAAGGGTTAATGTCATACAAACAGTTCATTCAGGAGCTTGAAGACGACATTCTGCCAGCTGAAGCTGAGCGCAG ATATCAAGAATACAGGACGGAGTATATTACTACTCAGAAACGAGCTTATTTTAATGCGCATAAAGATGAGGACTG GCTCAAAGACAAATATCATCCCACAAATCTACTCACTGTCATTGAAAG GAGGAATGAACATGCACGAAAAGTAGCAAAAGATTTCCTGCTTGAACTGCAAAGTGGGACCTTGGACTT aGGCCCAGGTGTCAATTCTGTGGCTCCAAATAAATCAGGACATACTAGTGAACCAAATTCTGATGATGAAGCTGACGTGGGTGGCAAGCGGAGAAGGCATGTCAGGGaaccaaataaagaaaatgatcTTCTTTCAGCTGCTCCTAAGGCTCACCCAGTCAGTTCTGAGCCCAGACGTATACAAGTTGACATTGAACAAGCCCAGGCCCTTGTTCGCAAACTTGACTCTGAAAAAGGAATTGTGGAAAACATTTTAGCTGGACCTGATAATgacaaaaatagagaaaaattGCATGGTGGCTCCACTGGCCCTGTTATTATTGTACGGGGTTTGACATCTGTCAAGGGCCTGGAGGGCATTGAGCTACTAGACACCCTTATTACTTATCTTTGGCGTATCCATGGTTTAGATTATTATGGAATGAGTGAGTCAAACGAAGCTAAGGGTCTCCGGCATGTAAGAGCAGAGGGGAAGAGTTCCGACATAATAAGTAATGGAGCTGagtgggaaaagaaaatggactTGCGTTGGCAAGAAAGGTTGCAGAGTCAAGATCCCTTGGAAATAATGACTGCTAAGGAAAAGATAGATGCCACTGCTTCTGAGTCCTTAGATCCTTATGTTCGGAAGATCAGGGATGAAAAGTATGGCTGGAAGTATGGTTGTGGAGCCAAGGGTTGCACAAAGCTCTTTCATGCTGCTGAATTTGTGCACAAACATCTTAAACTGAAACACCCTGAACTCGTGATTGAGGTGACTTCCAAACTGCGGGAGGAGCTGTATTTCCAGAATTATATGAA TGATGCAGATGCACCAGGTGGAACTCCTATTATGCAGCAACCTGTACTG AGGGAAAAACCACAGAGACGTAGGCCAGGTGTAGAGAATAGATTGAAAGACGAACGTGGTAATCGTAGAGAACGAGAAAATCGAGTCAATGGTGGTGAGAGATATGATAGGTCTGATAACATGCAATCAAGTGAATTTCAGTCCAACAATGATGGTCCAGAAGGAGGAAATCTCGACGAACCAATGTTTGATAATTTTGGTGGACAAGGAGTACGTGTTGGTCCTCCTTTTCCGTCAGATATACCCCCACCACCTGTATTGATGCCTGTGCCTGGTGCTGG TCCACTAGGACCTTTTGTTCCTGCTCCACCTGAAGTTGCAATGCAAATGTTGCGAGAACAAGGTGGTCCTCCACCTTTTGAAGGCAGTGGTAGAAATGTGTGGTCTGGACCCCAAATGAGTGGGCCAGCCCCAATTCTTGCTTTGTCTCCAGCTTTTCGACAGGATCCTCGTCGTTTAAGAAG TTATCAAGATCTAGATGCCCCAGAAGATGAAGTCACAGTGATAGACTACAGGAGCTTGTAG
- the LOC18775175 gene encoding molybdopterin biosynthesis protein CNX1 produces MEETRGETGLTDSSTKPEVVSVEEALETVLRVVQRLPPVTVPLHDALGKVLAEDIRARDPLPPYPASVKDGYAVVASDGPGEYPVIAEARAGDDGLGITVTPGTVAYVSTGGQIPDGADAVVQVEDTEQIEGLSLESRKVRILAQTSKGVDIRPVGCDIEKDDIVLISGQRIGASEIGLLATVGATVVKVYPAPTIGVLSTGDELVEPTTGCLSRGQIRDSNRAMILAASVQHHCKVLDLGIARDDEEVLENIMNTVISSGVDILLTSGGVSMGDKDYVKLLFRKRGTVHFSKVWMKPGKPLNFAEINSEPAESMTMKKIFAFGLPGNPVSSLVCFHLFVVPTIRRLAGWANPHLLRVHARLLQPIKTDPTRPEFHRAIIRWELNDGFGNPGFVAESTGHQRSSRILSMKSANALLELPATGSVIAAGTSVPAIIISDISSTAIFESSSSPGSASPLQRFKMQETTVAEWQNAEFRVAILTVSDTVASGAGPDRSGPRGVSVVNSCSERLGGARVVSTAVVPDDVSQIKDALSRWSDVDKMDLILTLGGTGFTPRDVTPEATKQLIEKETPGLVHVMMQASLKVTPTAMLSRSAAGIRGSTLIINMPGNPNAVAECMEALLPALKHGLKQIKGGKREKHPRHVPHAQSASMDVWEQSHRLASATGREHGCSCCQ; encoded by the exons ATGGAGGAGACGAGAGGAGAAACCGGACTTACCGACAGTAGCACCAAACCCGAAGTGGTCTCAGTAGAAGAAGCTCTAGAAACTGTGCTGAGAGTGGTCCAGCGGCTGCCACCTGTCACCGTGCCCCTCCACGATGCGCTTGGGAAGGTGCTGGCCGAGGACATTCGCGCCAGAGACCCTTTGCCTCCTTACCCTGCCTCCGTCAAG GATGGATATGCAGTGGTAGCTTCAGATGGGCCTGGTGAGTATCCTGTGATTGCTGAAGCAAGAGCTGGGGACGATGGACTTGGCATCACCGTCACTCCTGGAACTGTAGCATATGTTTCCACTGGAG GACAAATACCTGATGGTGCTGATGCAGTTGTACAAGTTGAGGACACTGAACAAATTGAAGGGCTTTCACTTGAATCAAGGAAAGTAAGAATATTGGCACAAACAAGCAAAGGAGTTGATATTCGTCCAGTG GGATGTGATATTGAGAAAGATGATATAGTATTGATATCTGGGCAAAGAATTGGTGCTTCAGAAATTGGTTTGCTTGCTACTGTGGGAGCGACAGTGGTGAag GTTTATCCCGCCCCAACAATTGGTGTGCTTTCCACAGGAGATGAACTTGTAGAGCCAACAACAGGTTGTTTAAGTCGTGGCCAG ATTAGGGACTCCAACCGTGCTATGATACTGGCAGCTTCAGTACAGCATCATTGCAAAGTTCTTGACTTGGGAATTgctagagatgatgaagaagtaCTGGAGAATATCATGAATACTGTCATATCCTCTGGAGTTGATATTCTTCTTACATCTGGAGGTGTTTCCATGGGAGACAAGGACTATGTCAAACTACTATTTCGAAAGAGAGGGACAGTGCATTTCAGTAAG GTTTGGATGAAACCAGGGAAACCTTTGAATTTTGCGGAGATCAATTCTGAACCTGCAGAGAGTAtgacaatgaaaaaaatttttGCATTCGGTTTGCCTGGAAATCCAGTTAGCTCTCTAGTCTGCTTCCATTTGTTTGTGGTACCCACCATCCGCCGCCTTGCTGGATGGGCAAATCCTCATCTTTTGAG AGTACACGCTCGTCTTCTCCAGCCTATAAAGACAGATCCCACTCGTCCAGAATTCCATCGTGCTATCATTAGATGGGAATTAAATGATGGATTTGGAAATCCTGG CTTTGTTGCTGAGAGTACTGGCCACCAGAGAAGCAGTCGGATCTTAAGTATGAAGTCTGCTAATGCTTTGTTGGAGCTGCCAGCAACAGGCAGTGTAATAGCTGCTGGGACTTCCGTGCCAGCTATCATCATTTCTGATATAAGTAGTACTGCTATTTTCGAAAGTTCCTCATCACCAGGTTCAGCATCTCCTTTACAAAgatttaaaatgcaagaaacaacTGTAGCTGAGTGGCAGAATGCCGAGTTTAGAGTAGCTATTCTTACAGTGAGTGATACTGTTGCATCAGGGGCTGGGCCTGATAGAAG CGGTCCAAGGGGAGTTTCAGTTGTAAATTCCTGTTCAGAAAGGTTGGGAGGAGCTAGGGTTGTTTCCACAGCTGTGGTCCCGGATGATGTAAGCCAAATCAAGGATGCTCTCAGTAGATGGAGTGATGTTGATAAAATGGATCTCATCCTCACCCTCG GTGGCACTGGCTTCACCCCACGAGATGTAACCCCGGAAGCGACCAAACAGTTGATTGAGAAAGAAACACCTGGTCTTGTTCATGTCATGATGCAAGCGAGTTTAAAA GTGACACCGACTGCTATGCTCTCGCGATCTGCAGCAGGAATAAGAGGGTCAACATTG ATCATTAACATGCCTGGAAATCCAAATGCGGTTGCGGAGTGCATGGAGGCGTTGTTGCCTGCCCTCAAACATGGATTAAAGCAGATAAAGGGAggcaagagagaaaaacatcCCCGACATGTCCCTCATGCACAATCCGCGTCCATGGATGTTTGGGAACAAAGTCATAGGTTGGCCTCTGCTACTGGCAGAGAGCACGGCTGTTCTTGTTGCCAGTAA